The following nucleotide sequence is from Cercospora beticola chromosome 2, complete sequence.
ACTGTATTTGAAGACGGCGAGTATCTCATCGCTGCTGTGCAAAGCGCTCACAATGGCAAAAGGCAAGCTGGATTGGTGAGTGACTCTCCTTGTCAGAGTGGTATACCAAGCTTACCATGGATTAGACGCAATGGGCTACTGTCGATGGCGAGATCAGCAACGACTGCACCACCGCTCCGGTATATCGATTGTTCAACGACACGTTGACTACAATACTCGCTGGGGCCGAAGCTATATACTCGACAGAGCCTGGCCTGCCAAACAAGCTTTTCATTCCAACGTATACCTCGTCGACCATCAACACGACGTTCACCATGGGCCCTCAAGGAACGATCACATGGCGGCATCCGTCCTTCTTCGGCGGGCAGGCTCAATTCTGCGCCATGATCGGGCGAGGCATCATATACGCAGTTTTCACGCGGAATGGATTCCCGGATGGCTGCTTCCTCGTACAGTTGTCATTGTTCTCGATTGCCTCTTGCAGAGACATCCAAAGTTCAATGCAGACGCAGATCGATGCTCTCAGTCGCGCGGTGAATAGCATCCAGCTCAATACATACACCGCGTATGTCCCGACAACAGTCGTACAGCGAATCGTTGTCACCAATACTCCTCCCGCTCAAACTCAGACTGCGACACGGGTCGTTACAGCGACTACGAGTATCTTGCAACAGCTGCCAGCTCCGTCGCTGTGCGGCAATCAGGGAATGCAATATGGTGTCTTTGCAAACAATCAGCCTGCCCACGTCAACGGAGATGCCTATAGCGCATACGACCCGACCTATCTCAAGGCGCGAGGCTCTGCCGGCTCTAACAGTACCTGGACGACAATTTATTACAACGGTACAATACCAAGCATCGGAGGATACCAGAACAACTGTGGTGCGACTACAGTGACCCTCTACACCGGTGCACCACGAACTGTACCCTGCCAGCAGTTCTCAGCGGATTATCGAGGTTACTTGTACGTCTATATGGCTGGGCAATGGTCTTTCGTCGCATCTGGAGTCGACGACGCATTTGTGTTGTGGCTGGGCGCCTTGGCTCAAAGAGGCTGGACGAAAGCTAATGCGAACTTGTCTTTGGCTTTCGCATATAGTTCTGGTGCACCGACGGGGACGTTCACGACATTTCTCGAGGCCGGAACGTATCTGCCCATGAGAGTCGTCCATGGACAGGGTGTTGGTGGTTATGGATATCAGTTCACGATACAGGATCCCAATGGAGCTATTGCGCTGACGACTGCGAGTCAAGGGTCTGGGTACATTGTGCAGAACTCTTGCGATAGGACTACTGCTCCGCCGTTTGTTGGTGCTTTTGGTCAAGAGGTGTGATCAGTATTCAACTGGGGACCTGAGGATGAAGCTCCTTCTCACGCCACAGCATGTCAAACATTGATCGTTGAAGGTGCTCAAAACATCGCTGTCTATGTACATAAGTATTATTACACAACCACTACATCTTCGGCTGCGGCCCAATCTCATTACTGGTAAACAGTTCGCGTTCGATCCTCTCCCGCCTCTCCTGCTCCGCAATCGGACTGTTATCCCCAAAAATCTCATCCATCTCTTCCAAACTCTTCCCTTTTGTCTCCGGGACACAGAAGTATATCCAAACACCACCAATGACGCAGAAATTTGCGAAGAACACATATGTCCCGTAACCTGTCTTCTGGACAAGTGGAGGGGTGATCAAACCACTAACATCGCATCAGCTAACGCATATCGAGCATACATATCAGAGAGATGGAGAGTACTCACATCACAAAATTGCAAACCCACTTCGAAACCACAGAAATTCCCAATCCTTTCGCTCGTAACGATAAGGGGAAAATCTCAGCTGGGATTGTCCAAGCACATGGACCCCACGATGCACCGAAGGCGACCATATAGAGCAATAGCATTGCTACGGCGGTCCAGCCTTGAATTTTGTGGGAATTCCAGTCGTGGGAATAGAGGCCTACGAGGATTGCGATTACGAGGAGGgaggtgaagatgaagaatgtTCCGATTAGGAGGAGGGGGCGGCGGCCGAAGCGGTCTGGCGGAGCGGGTTAGCGGAGGGTAAATTGAGGGTGGAAATCAGAATTACCCATTGTGTAGACTGTACTGCCGACACCGATCAGGTTTAATGGTATTCAGGATGCCAGCCATTATGAGGGTTGTGTTGAAATCGAGTGACATGGATTTTAGGAGGGTGGGGGAGTAGTAGATTAGGGCGTTGATGCCGACCTACACGGAAAACTTAGCAGAGGGTCGAGTGGTAAGTTGATTTATGGAATGGTTGCAGGTCTTACGAACTGCTGAAAGAAGAACAGCATGATTCCGATGTGAGTGCGTTTGATACAGCCTTTGCGGAAGAGATCGCCCCACGAGGCCAGCTCTAGTTTGATTTTACTTTTCCGTGATCCGTCTTGGAGGTGTGGGTGTCTTTCAGCGTTCAGTTCTTTGTGCAAAATGACCTCAGCTCGAATTTCGAGCCATTCCAGTTGCACTCTCTGATCAATCGTCGGCAACTGTCTCAGCTTCGATAGCGTCATCAAGGCTTCTTGATCTCGGCCTATGCTGACAAGCCACCTCGGCGAGAATGGCAGAAAGCAAATCCCGATTCCAACCATGATCGCTGGAACCATCTGAAGCAAAAACGGTAACCTCCAAGCCCATTCGTTGTCCATATGATACGTCCCATACGTCGTCCAAAACGCAATGACGACGCCGACTACGATGCTGACCTCTTCGCAGACGAGCAAAGAACCTCGCACTTCGGCGGGTGAAATCTCTGAAATGTACAATGGAGTCACCATGCTGAACATCCCGACCCCCGTTCCACCAACAAACCTCGCAACAACGAGCATATCATAACTTACAGCCGCAGTCTGTATCGAAGATCCAATAATGAAAATCGCAACCGCGATGACGATGGAATATTTTCGGGAGTATACATCCGCGATCCAGCCTTGATTGAGAGATCCCACAAGAGCACCAAGGACGAGGGATGCTGTGGGGAGACCTATCCAGAAACTTGCACTTGCGCCATCGGAGTCGGGATGGGTCTTTTGGTCGATGCGGTAGAAGCGGGAGAGGAATTGGGGTtcaacgaggacgacgcTTAGGAGGCCTTGGTCGTAGCCATATGTTAGACTGCCGAGGCAGGCTATGAGGGCGCAGAAGAGGGCGTAGCGGGAACTTGCGAGGCCGAGGAGTCCTGGTGGGCAGTAGGCTTCGCGAGCGAGGAGTAGTGTGCGCGTTCTTTGTGAGCGTGAGCGGTGTGTGTCGAAGGACATTTTCTCTTAGCCTCCTGGGAGGGGAcaagtggtggaggaggttgttGCGGTCGGTGCGAAGGAATATGAGGTGAGAGCGATACAGTGGTCTAAAGAATCATTACAATGTTCTGAATGATTGTGTCTCGTCCAAAGCCTGGGCCAAGTTGTGGTCACGATCGATTTCTCTGCCTCGTAAAAATGCCCCGAgtcttgctgcagctgttgTCCAGGTTGTCCCTCTCCTGCGGTATTCGGAGAATATTGCATGTCCTAGGAATTTCCAGCGTATTTCGTATTGAAGGCGAGACCACACACCACACCATGCCACGACAGCGCTCATAAAAGTTAAGTAGACCCAAGCAGGTTGGTAGATCCAACTTACCTTCCCGTCGGACCTGTCAAACCTGTCAAACTAGGTTCCGACCTCGTGCGGACTGGGAACTCTCGTCAGAGTTCGCATCTTCACTCCAGGGTCCCATCCGAAGATTGATGCAACATTGTTACAGATCTGTGTCAGTGTGCCTACGCAGCTCGCAAAATGCGCATCGAGAAACTGTGAAGAGATATTGTGATGCCACGCAATCTTGTGAGAGGCCGTTGCTGCGCAGAGATTGTCGCAAAGATGGGCTGTGGCCGTCCGTCTTCATTGCGATGTTAGACTTATCTGCACGAAGCTAACACCGCGTTTGCGCGTATCACCTCATGTGTTCAGCGCTTCGACCGCACGCTTTTGTTCCTCAGTACTGTGACCCGTGGTGAATTGCCTGGTGAGAGCGACTTTGCAATCTGCCATCAGTAGAAGCGATGACTCAAGACGGCGTTGGTGAGCCTGATGTCGCCGTCTTTGAGTACATGCTGTTCGAGGTACTGTGGTGATCGTGTATCAACCGAGATGAGAGCTTGCGCAAATGAACGCCTCATGTTGCTGCGCCCCTTAAGGCGGTGGTCACATTTACTGATTTCATGATGCTCCTGGACTATTGCTACCTTCAACTTTAATGAGGCTGTCGCCGCGGTCTGACCTCGCATCAGTCGATTCTCCGTTCGTGCCATTCTCCGAGGCGTGAATGTTCGTCGAAGCTTGATGCTCCTGAATCTCGTTCTTCTGCACCTCGGCATCTTCATCCGCTTCATCGTCATGCTTACTGGCGCCTTCAGGGTCTTTGGCAGTCTTGAGCTTCCCACCTTTGCGTTTGGGCATAACCTTGAAAAATGCCTCGCCCCAGTCTCCACATTCAAGCCATTTTACCAGAATCTCATTGACGTGATTCGTTGCCAAGACTTTGCGACTCGACATATCCATGTAGTGCCCAATGGGCAGCCTCGCAGTCTTGACGCCGGCGTTCGTCGCTCGTCGATGGCATATGCCCTTTTCACGATTCTTATCCACGAGTCCTCCAATGATATATGTGCTGTATGGCTTGAGTTCAAGCAAGTCTTCTGTGCCCTCGGAAGACAGATAAACGACCTCACCTTCGTCTTTCAATTTCCGTTGGGCTTCCTCGTCCAGATCCTTGTACTTGGAAAAGACGCCTTCCAGTTTGCCGCCTTGCTCCTCGGTCATCCATTCCTTGGCCTTTTGTGCCGTCTGCACGAAATTCTCGTCGAAAGTGCGCACGCCTCTCCAGGCCTTGAACTGCCCTGCCAAGACAGTCTCGAAACGCTCTCTGAGTTTGCCACCAAATGAGCAGATTGTCAAATGTGCTCGAAAGGGCGAATTCTTGTTGTCAGAATAGCTTCTGGTTACCTGAGACGCCAAAGACGTTCGCTCGCCATCGTGCATGAGATCGTCAAAGTCGCAGTCAATCATGATCGTAATGGGTAGCTGTGTCGCCTTCTTGTAGATGGCTTTGGCCGGCTCAGGAAGTGGAATTCCTTGCTCGATGGCCTGCTGCTTCGCTTCACGTTTACGCTCTCGCTTGGCTTGCAATTTTGCCTTTCGTTCGTGCTTGCGGTCCTCCCGCTTGGCTTCCCATTCTGCTTTTCTCTTGAGCTTTTTCTGCTGAGATTTTGAGAGAGGCGGATCGGCGGAATCGCCATTTGTCGATACTCCAGCCGCTTGGATTTCGATCTCGGACAGCGAGATGCCATCGGCCGCatgtgcttctgctgcgattccatcttcatcgctgtGCTGCGAATGACCGCCTTCGGCTGCTTGCTCTTGAAAATCCGGACTTCCACCCGACGTGAGCATCTTCACGTCTGCTGGCTCCACGGAAGCATCATGTGAAAGCTTCCTGATTTTCGCTGGCCGTTCTTCTGATTCCATGGCTGCGACATATGCAATGTTCGGTGGCTTGTGACATTGTAGTTGTTGAACTTTTTTGGATTGATGCTCGGTGGGGCTGACACGTGATGACGCGTTCAGGCAATCAATGAGGCACAACTGCGACGCGTCCGACTCCAACCGACGCGAACAACAACACTTCATACCGTCGCCATCGCATACGATCCAATGCTCGCAGGCATTGCTCTTACGCCGCGCGAACCGAGCAATGTCTGCCGGCAATGACGACAAACAACCTGCAGGAACACTTACGATGGTTGTTCAGCGAAAAGCCCTCGATCCCGCCCAATACCATCGATTTGCCGCCAGCCTCCACATCGTTCGCTACGCCCAACGACAATCGAATTGAGACGACGGCCGGTGCCAGTGCCACCCGGAGACTCTCAAACTCCCTCAATAGAGCAGTTACATCAGAATCTGGAGGTAGCGGGATTCATCAGAGTACGATCGGCTTGCCATCACCCGCCACGCGGCCTGGGACTGAGAGGAGCGGCGAGGGACGTGACGGCGCCAGTACAGCAACGGTGGTGAATGCGGATGCACTGCAAGCGGGGAGCGTCACACGAGACCCACCGGACTTCCCTCAGAAGGCAGAGATGGTTCGACGGGCAACTGCGCCAACATCGGCTACCAAGTCGAATACTTCGTTTGGCCCCCGACAACTCGATGTCACACCCACTAAGCCAAGGAATGCTGTAAGAACAGATGCGAAGAATGCGCACTCTGCAAGCTTCCGAACACCAATACCTTCGCAACACAAGAACGTCGAGCAAATGGACTTGACCGAAGAATTTGCGAAAATGTGCAGCCCAAATGCGAAAACGTCTGCTCCTCCATCAGCCGCAGGCAGGAAACGCAAAAGCGAGGAGTTCGAGTCTGATTTGCGACACAATCCTGCTTCTATCAAGCGGCCCAACCAGGCTCCTATCATCGTGCCGCGGCCTTCGCAAGAGTTCCCATCcattgacgaggatgatgagttcGATGATATCCCTACTGGTCCGCCTCCTCCGTACTCCACGATCCCTCCTCGGCCGGGGAAAGCTACAGCGGAGGGTTCAGCGCAGCCTGCGAGGCCGCCGCTGTCGAATGCTCGATCCACGTCGTATGTCGAGGAttcagaagacgatgaagatgatcttATGAACTTCTACGACGAACATGTAGAACCTACCAAGCCACCGACGAGAGGCAACAGCAAAAAGGCCATGTCGGTGCAGCATGAGCCTGTGCTTATCAGCTCTCCAATCGCTGAAGCGCCGCTGAATACCGACAAACGTGCTACGTTCCCAGTACGCGATGAAGCGAGCGCAAGCTCTCCCATACCAAGCCCGCCCCCGATATCATCACATTTGAAACCGCCAGCTATAGCAGGGGACTCGAGTGCCGTTCAGAACGTCAAGGGCAACGTAGCATCCAAAGCCGAAGGTACTCAAATACCTCAGCCATCCAACACTACCCAAGCACAACCAccggaagatgaagaactcAAGACTCTGATGTTGCGTGTGTTTGAATCATTTGGATTATTATATGAGCGGGCTTTGTCCAACATAGACGAGAGATACAATATTGTGGTAGACGAGATGACCGAATGGATGGACGCTGGCAATGACGATACTTCGACATTTGAGGCTGAGCAGGACGAACTGGATCTCAAGAGAAAGAATTTGGCCACGCTGAAATCGAAGTGCAAGTCTTATCAGAAAGCACAAGAGAACAGGAATCAAGCCAAAGAGGATCTGAGGCAAGCATTGCGAACTCGTCAAGGGCGTGACGAAGCCAATGCACAGAATCGCGCCGCGCAGGAACGCCTTGCCAACATCGAAAAGGAATGCATCGCTCTTCTCAGACCATGCGCAGATGACCTCCGCCCTCTCCTCTCGCAGCGCGTCGCCGTCGAATCGACACAGGTCATGCCAGGAGCGATCCCCGAGCGGGCGCGTGCTCCTGGAAGCTCGAGTCGCATTGCTCAAACGCAGATGCAGCCCGCAATGCCACCACCAGCAAGACCTCCGCTGCAGGTTAGCAAGTCCGCACCTGTGCACCAAGCTTCGCATATCCGGTTCGAAAATAATGCCAAGCAGCAGGACAGTCTAATGTTCAGTGACAACGCTTTCGACGATGACATTGACGACCTTGATATGATCGGCACGGGACATGATATATACACGACACGCATGGGCACTCCGCCTGCGGATCATGGCAACGAAGATGATTATGGCATGATGGACGACGAGATGCTGGACATGGTGGAAGACTATGATAGTGCAGGTCAGTTTGCTTCTGGAAATACTGGCAGAACGGCCTTCGCTGAGATATCAGCCAATATCCAAGCGCGTCAAGCACAACCGAAAGCGAAAAAGACAAAGACGACGAaatctgctgctgagctggcCGCGATCCACCGCGAGAATATGAATTTTCCTTGGTCAGATGAGGTCTGCGATGTTCTCAAGCAAAGGTTCAGGATGCAAGGTTTCAGAGAGAATCAGTTTCAGGCGATCAATGCGACTCTCAGCGGCAGAGATTGTTTTGTCCTGATGCCTACAGGCGGCGGCAAGTCTTTGACATACCAGCTTCCTGCTGTGATCCAATCTGGAACAACCAGAGGCGTGACCATCGTCGTGTCCCCGTTGCTCAGCTTGATGGAAGATCAGGTGCAGCATCTTAACAAGATCGGCATCTTCGCGTTCTTGATCAATGGCGAGACGAGTCGCGAAGACAAACAGAGGATCATGGATGGGCTCTGGAAGAGCAATGTCGAGGACTTCATCCAGCTTCTGTATGTCACACCCGAAATGCTTGGCAAGAGTGAGAACATGCTGCGCACCTTCGATGGCCTCCATCGCCGCGGGAAGTTTGCCAGGCTGGTAATCGACGAAGCGCATTGTGTTAGTCAGTGGGGACACGACTTCCGGCCTGACTACAAGAATCTTGGCGAGGTGAGGAAGAGGTATCCCGGAGTGCCAGTCATGGCTCTGACTGCTACCGCAACTTCGAGAGTCAAGGACGACACAATACACAACCTGGGTATGAAGAAGGACGGCCCCAACAAATGCCAAGTCTTCACCCAGAGCTTCAATCGAGACAACCTGTACTACGAAGTTCGTCCAAAACCGAAAGGCAGTCAAGATGTCGCCGCCATCGCAGGCCTGATCAAAGAGTCACACGCCAAGGAGACCGGCATTGTCTATTGCTTGTCGCGCAAGAATTGCGAGGATATTGCACAGTCGCTTGTCAAGAATCATGGCATACGGGCTGAGCACTATCATGCTGGTCTCGAAGGACCTGCAAAAGCTGCAGTCCAGCAAGCATGGCAGGCCGGCCAGATCAAGGTCATCGTTGCTACCATTGCATTCGGTATGGGCATCGACAAGAGCAACGTACGCTTTGTGATCCACCACACCATTCCCAAGTCGCTTGAAGGCTACTATCAAGAGACAGGCAGAGCTGGTCGTGATGGAAATCCTTCCCGTTGCTATCTCTTCTACGGGTACGGAGATGCTGGCAAGCTACGCCGTATGATTGATGACCCCAAAAATGAAGGCAGCCGAGAAGTCAAAGACATGCAACACCAGATGCTTCGCAAGATGGTCCAGTACTGCGAGAATCGAAGCGACTGTCGACGCGTTCAAGTGCTGGCATATTTCGACGAGCGATTTAATCAAGAGGACTGCAACGGGAACTGCGACAACTGCCTTTCCGAGGCAACGTACGAGGAGGTTGACCTGACTGCAGAAGCCCAACAAGCGGTCGACCTGGTGCGGAAAATCAGAAAAGACAAGGTCACCTTGCTTCACTGCATCGACGTTTTTCGTGGAGCCGGCAATTCGAAAGCTAAAGAGAAAAAGCACATCGAGTTGAAAGAGGCTGGCGCTGGCTCGCATCTTAATCGGGGTGATGTCGAGCGCTTGTTCTATCAGCTGATCGGCGAAGAGGCCCTCGTTGAAGAGAACCACATGAACAAAAGAGGATTTGCGCAGCAATACGTCAATCTCGGCTGGCGATGCAATGACTTCGAGCTTGAGCGCTCAAAATTCAAGATGATGATCAGTACCTCGCCTCAAAAGGCGAAGCCTAGCAAGCCcgcagcgaagaagtcgaagagtaCCAAAACACCGAAGGAGTTGCCTATGTCGACCAACGTCTCGTCGCCGCTTCAGGGCCCATCGAGACGCGGGCAAGCCAGCATTCAGACTAAGCTCAAACGGCGACAGATCGACGGCTATGAAGATGACGGCTTTGTCGTCGAAGACGAAAGCGATGATGGGTTCGCGCCTAATTGTGTCGCGAAGCCAGCTATTCCTGCGCGCAAGACTCCCGCAAAAGGACTTACAGCGCCCATCGCCACCGACGAAATGATGGACAAGCTGGATCCGATACATCGCGATATCGTCGATCACTTCGTGGCCGAAGCAgaaaagaagctcaaggtcaTCATGAAGAAACAAAAGCTGACTTGGTTGCCGTTCAATCGAACAATGCTTCGGACGATGTTCATCAACATCACCGATACGCCCGAGAAGCTGCGTGCCATACCAGGTATAGAGCGCGAGCGTGTCGACCTACATGGCAAGCACATGATCAAGTTGGTCAAAGAGGCTCGCGCCAGACTTGATGAGGTGGGCGTCGCGATCGACAATGAGG
It contains:
- a CDS encoding uncharacterized protein (BUSCO:EOG09263760) yields the protein MESEERPAKIRKLSHDASVEPADVKMLTSGGSPDFQEQAAEGGHSQHSDEDGIAAEAHAADGISLSEIEIQAAGVSTNGDSADPPLSKSQQKKLKRKAEWEAKREDRKHERKAKLQAKRERKREAKQQAIEQGIPLPEPAKAIYKKATQLPITIMIDCDFDDLMHDGERTSLASQVTRSYSDNKNSPFRAHLTICSFGGKLRERFETVLAGQFKAWRGVRTFDENFVQTAQKAKEWMTEEQGGKLEGVFSKYKDLDEEAQRKLKDEGEVVYLSSEGTEDLLELKPYSTYIIGGLVDKNREKGICHRRATNAGVKTARLPIGHYMDMSSRKVLATNHVNEILVKWLECGDWGEAFFKVMPKRKGGKLKTAKDPEGASKHDDEADEDAEVQKNEIQEHQASTNIHASENGTNGESTDARSDRGDSLIKVEGSNSPGAS